The proteins below come from a single Parageobacillus thermoglucosidasius genomic window:
- a CDS encoding GntR family transcriptional regulator, whose protein sequence is MEPKTKNKTQIAYEYILSRIESGVYGPGYRIIIDQIARELSLSSIPVREAIRQLEAEGWIQYKPYTGAIVSNINEKEYLETLSVLAVLEGYATALSSSNMKEGMIQQLAELNKKMEQALHEFDFEQFSELNYEFHALIYKHCGNAYLEEQIKQIWQRMKRIRAYGFTFVPQRARESIKEHEEIIRLLKEQAPRNEIEDFVRQHKLNTAEAFKNR, encoded by the coding sequence ATGGAACCAAAAACAAAAAACAAAACACAAATTGCCTATGAATATATTCTTTCTCGTATCGAAAGCGGCGTGTATGGCCCGGGATATCGGATCATCATCGATCAAATTGCCCGGGAGCTGAGTTTGAGCAGCATTCCAGTCAGAGAGGCAATCCGTCAATTGGAAGCGGAAGGGTGGATTCAATATAAGCCTTATACTGGTGCGATCGTCAGCAACATTAACGAGAAAGAATATTTAGAAACGTTGTCTGTCTTGGCAGTGCTTGAAGGATACGCGACAGCGCTTAGCTCCAGCAATATGAAGGAGGGGATGATTCAACAATTAGCAGAATTAAATAAAAAGATGGAGCAGGCGCTGCACGAATTTGACTTTGAGCAATTTAGCGAACTCAATTATGAATTTCATGCGCTTATTTACAAACATTGTGGCAATGCATATTTAGAAGAGCAAATTAAGCAAATTTGGCAGCGGATGAAGCGAATCCGCGCGTATGGGTTTACATTTGTGCCGCAGCGGGCCAGGGAATCCATTAAAGAACATGAAGAAATTATCCGTCTGTTAAAAGAACAAGCGCCGCGAAACGAAATTGAGGACTTTGTCCGTCAGCACAAATTAAATACGGCGGAAGCGTTCAAAAATCGCTAA